The following are encoded in a window of Phragmites australis chromosome 22, lpPhrAust1.1, whole genome shotgun sequence genomic DNA:
- the LOC133904270 gene encoding protein S40-7-like: MDRLLLSRPPLPVPAHAAAAAAADGDFLEFDVLWPAAASSTLGHGLLAALPEEEGKKKKKRAGPAGAARSAARPVPETAALTASAMARSAPVRIPSEPVAAVRRGRWAQAGAGGGEDVGEAMAPPHEIVARRAAAHSSVLEGAGRTLKGRDLRRVRNAVLRRTGFLD; the protein is encoded by the coding sequence ATGGATCGCCTTCTGCTCTCACGTCCACCCCTCCCCGTCCCGGCGcacgccgctgccgctgcggcCGCCGACGGCGACTTCCTCGAGTTCGACGTCCTCTGGCCAGCCGCTGCCTCGTCCACGCTCGGCCATGGCCTCCTCGCTGCTCTACCGGAAGAGGagggcaagaagaagaagaagcgcgCGGgccccgccggcgccgcccgaTCCGCCGCGCGCCCCGTCCCGGAGACCGCCGCGCTGACCGCGTCCGCGATGGCGAGGTCAGCGCCGGTGAGGATACCGTCGGAGCCCGTGGCGGCggttcggagggggaggtgggcCCAggccggcgcgggcggcggGGAGGACGTCGGGGAGGCCATGGCCCCGCCGCATGAGATCGTCGCACGCCGCGCGGCCGCGCACAGCTCGGTGCTGGAGGGCGCCGGGAGGACGCTCAAGGGCCGCGACCTCCGCCGCGTCCGCAACGCCGTCCTGCGCCGCACAGGCTTCCTCGACTGA